The Vibrio penaeicida genome contains a region encoding:
- a CDS encoding TRAP transporter substrate-binding protein: MKKQLITLAAASVMMTFSINAKTLMLGHAMNIESAAHAGMKIFAEKVNEKSNGEMNVKIFPNGVLGSERDQAEQVVTGAIDMAKINGSLAESFEPTFKAISIPFLFRDSTHMHEFMRSETAEKLLLSSKGKGFIGVTFYDSGSRSFYSAKPIETPDDLAGLKVRVPESPTMMEMVRLLGAKPTPVPFTEVYTALQQGVIDAAENNISSLVEMKHSEVAKYYSMDQHMMTPDLIMISESTWNSLSNEERKIIKEAANESREEEIKIWAETDSKNMAIAKKLDVKFVEVDKSKFRDKVQPMIEEAQKDSNLSYYVEAIQKL, translated from the coding sequence ATGAAAAAACAATTAATTACGCTAGCAGCTGCCTCTGTGATGATGACGTTTTCTATCAACGCAAAGACTCTAATGCTAGGTCATGCGATGAATATTGAAAGTGCTGCACATGCTGGCATGAAAATCTTTGCGGAAAAAGTGAACGAAAAGTCTAACGGAGAAATGAACGTCAAGATTTTCCCTAATGGCGTGTTAGGTTCAGAGAGAGATCAAGCTGAGCAAGTAGTCACTGGCGCTATCGATATGGCTAAGATAAATGGCTCTCTTGCTGAATCGTTCGAACCTACCTTTAAGGCTATTTCAATCCCATTCTTGTTTAGAGACTCTACTCATATGCATGAATTCATGCGTAGTGAAACTGCAGAAAAGTTACTGCTTTCTAGCAAAGGGAAAGGATTTATAGGCGTTACATTTTATGACTCTGGTTCTCGCAGTTTTTACAGTGCGAAACCTATTGAGACTCCAGACGATTTAGCAGGACTTAAGGTACGCGTACCAGAATCACCTACGATGATGGAAATGGTTCGTTTACTAGGGGCTAAGCCTACTCCTGTTCCGTTCACCGAGGTCTATACCGCTCTACAGCAAGGTGTCATTGATGCTGCAGAAAACAATATCTCTAGCCTTGTGGAAATGAAGCACTCCGAAGTGGCTAAGTACTATTCAATGGACCAGCATATGATGACTCCTGACTTGATAATGATCTCTGAATCAACCTGGAATAGCTTGTCCAACGAAGAGAGAAAAATCATAAAAGAAGCTGCTAACGAGTCGAGAGAAGAAGAAATTAAAATCTGGGCAGAAACTGACAGTAAAAATATGGCCATTGCTAAAAAACTCGACGTGAAATTTGTCGAAGTAGATAAGTCTAAGTTCCGAGATAAAGTGCAACCAATGATTGAAGAAGCTCAAAAAGACTCTAACTTGAGCTACTACGTTGAGGCGATACAAAAGCTCTAA
- a CDS encoding sodium:solute symporter family transporter produces the protein MELNTIIVGIYFLFLIAIGWMFRTFTSTTSDYFRGGGNMLWWMVGATAFMTQFSAWTFTGAAGKAYNDGFAVAMIFLANAFGYFMNFAYFAPKFRQLRVVTVIEAIRMRFGTTNEQVFTWSSMPNSVVSAGVWLNALAIIASGIFGFDMTATIWITGLVVLAMSVTGGSWAVIASDFMQMVIIMAVTVTCAVVAVVQGGGVGEIISNFPVAEGGSFVAGNNLNYLSIFSIWAFFIFVKQFSITNNMLNSYRYLAAKDSKNAKKAALLACVLMLGGVFIWFMPSWYIAGQGVDLAAAYPEAGSKAGDFAYLYFVEQYMPAGMVGLLVAAMFAATMSSMDSGLNRNSGIFVKNFYEPVIRKGQASEKELVTVSKITSAVFGIAIILIAQFINSLKGLSLFDTMMYVGALIGFPMTIPAFLGFFIKKTPDWAGWGTLIVGGIVSYVVGFVITADMVSSTFGLEELTKREWSDVKVALGLVGHIVLTGGFFMLSTMFYKPLTEKRQADVDKFFDNLSTPLVAESAAQKKLDNKQRQMLGKLIAVAGVGVMFMALLPNPMWGRLVFILCGAIVGGVGLLLVKAVDSSAEQASEPVTES, from the coding sequence ATGGAACTCAATACTATTATTGTAGGCATCTACTTTCTATTCTTAATCGCAATAGGCTGGATGTTCAGAACTTTCACAAGTACCACTAGTGATTACTTCCGAGGCGGCGGTAATATGCTTTGGTGGATGGTGGGCGCAACTGCATTTATGACGCAGTTCTCCGCTTGGACATTTACTGGTGCGGCAGGTAAAGCATATAACGACGGTTTCGCGGTCGCTATGATCTTCCTGGCAAACGCATTTGGTTACTTCATGAACTTTGCGTACTTTGCTCCTAAGTTCCGCCAACTACGTGTTGTAACCGTAATCGAAGCAATCCGCATGCGTTTTGGTACTACGAACGAACAAGTATTTACTTGGTCTTCTATGCCAAACAGTGTTGTTTCAGCAGGTGTATGGCTAAACGCTTTGGCTATCATCGCATCTGGCATTTTCGGTTTCGACATGACAGCAACTATCTGGATTACAGGTTTGGTTGTTCTTGCTATGTCAGTTACTGGTGGCTCATGGGCAGTAATTGCCTCTGATTTTATGCAGATGGTCATCATCATGGCAGTAACCGTTACCTGTGCTGTCGTTGCAGTAGTTCAAGGCGGTGGTGTTGGTGAAATCATTTCAAACTTCCCTGTAGCAGAAGGCGGTTCTTTTGTAGCGGGTAACAACCTAAACTACCTAAGCATTTTCAGCATCTGGGCATTCTTTATCTTTGTTAAGCAGTTCTCTATTACTAACAATATGCTGAACTCTTACCGTTACCTTGCAGCAAAAGACTCAAAGAATGCGAAAAAAGCAGCGTTGCTTGCGTGTGTTCTGATGCTAGGTGGTGTGTTTATTTGGTTTATGCCGTCTTGGTACATTGCAGGCCAAGGTGTCGATTTAGCCGCAGCTTACCCGGAAGCGGGCAGCAAAGCCGGTGACTTCGCATACCTTTACTTTGTAGAACAATACATGCCAGCTGGTATGGTCGGTCTGTTAGTTGCCGCTATGTTTGCAGCAACGATGTCATCAATGGACTCAGGCCTTAACCGTAACTCAGGTATCTTTGTTAAGAACTTCTACGAACCAGTTATACGTAAAGGCCAGGCATCTGAGAAAGAGCTGGTTACTGTATCTAAAATCACCTCAGCTGTTTTTGGTATCGCAATCATCTTAATTGCGCAGTTCATTAACTCTCTGAAAGGTTTGAGCCTGTTCGACACAATGATGTATGTCGGTGCACTTATCGGCTTCCCAATGACAATTCCAGCATTCTTAGGCTTCTTTATTAAGAAGACTCCAGACTGGGCTGGTTGGGGCACTCTGATTGTAGGTGGTATCGTATCTTATGTTGTTGGCTTTGTTATCACAGCTGACATGGTGTCTTCAACATTCGGTCTTGAAGAATTAACTAAACGTGAATGGTCCGATGTTAAAGTGGCGCTTGGTCTAGTAGGACACATTGTTCTGACTGGTGGCTTCTTCATGCTATCGACTATGTTCTACAAGCCTCTAACAGAGAAACGTCAAGCAGATGTAGACAAGTTCTTTGACAACCTATCAACTCCTCTTGTTGCAGAATCTGCAGCACAGAAGAAACTAGATAACAAACAGCGTCAAATGCTTGGTAAGCTGATCGCAGTAGCAGGCGTAGGTGTGATGTTCATGGCTCTACTACCTAACCCAATGTGGGGTCGCTTAGTCTTTATCCTATGTGGTGCTATTGTCGGTGGTGTTGGTCTACTACTTGTTAAAGCCGTAGATTCAAGTGCTGAGCAAGCCTCTGAACCAGTTACAGAAAGCTAA
- a CDS encoding DMT family transporter, which translates to MKKSDVSTAIFLLVAANLVASLSDVSLKMLNGEVPTFQYVLIRQLISLLFLLPIWLRLEKPQRLMGCDWITFWRAQLILLGSACAMVAITHLPLATANAIFYVGPLLVLPLSVIFLGETPSKGKVLGTVLGFGGVLIVLRPEQFHWAAIIALGSALAIGVGNILIRRMPKEQPLVGTLFWTTLMTLPIALLLAYQQWTAITWQHLLWIIAINVFVLSYHALVVKAFKRAPASQIALAEYSGLAFVTLFGVMWFDEIPDLFTALGIVLIVLPMMPVNWKKLSKRKVSKRKEYIVES; encoded by the coding sequence ATGAAAAAATCTGATGTTTCTACCGCGATCTTCCTCTTGGTCGCGGCGAATCTGGTCGCGTCGCTGTCGGATGTGTCTCTGAAAATGTTGAATGGAGAAGTTCCCACTTTTCAGTACGTTTTAATCCGACAACTGATCAGCTTATTATTTTTGCTGCCTATTTGGCTGCGATTAGAAAAACCTCAACGCCTTATGGGCTGTGATTGGATTACTTTCTGGCGCGCACAGCTCATTTTGCTTGGCAGTGCTTGCGCGATGGTAGCAATTACTCACTTACCGTTAGCAACAGCGAATGCTATTTTTTACGTTGGCCCTTTATTGGTGTTACCTCTCTCGGTAATATTTTTAGGAGAAACGCCTTCAAAAGGAAAAGTACTGGGTACCGTACTTGGCTTTGGCGGTGTTCTAATAGTATTACGTCCAGAGCAATTTCATTGGGCAGCAATCATTGCCCTAGGCAGCGCTTTAGCGATTGGAGTTGGGAACATTCTGATTCGTCGTATGCCAAAAGAACAACCATTAGTTGGTACATTATTCTGGACAACGTTAATGACCTTACCAATTGCGTTATTATTGGCCTATCAGCAATGGACAGCTATCACTTGGCAACATTTACTGTGGATTATTGCCATTAATGTATTTGTTTTGTCTTACCATGCCTTAGTGGTCAAAGCGTTTAAACGCGCACCTGCCAGTCAAATTGCACTAGCTGAATACTCTGGACTCGCATTTGTGACACTATTTGGTGTGATGTGGTTTGACGAAATACCCGATCTATTTACCGCTCTGGGTATAGTCTTAATTGTCCTTCCCATGATGCCAGTCAACTGGAAAAAGCTTTCGAAAAGAAAAGTGAGTAAGCGTAAGGAGTACATTGTAGAAAGCTAG
- a CDS encoding 3'-5' exonuclease, producing the protein MKRLVEYLHPFERMNRKRVSYAKKRGLPTYLKNLLRSPQLRVSQLASETEFVVLDLETTGLDSEEEVILSIGWVEVKHGHIDLSTSKHMYVHSDSKIKPETAVVNHITQQMLVDGVSIHEAMRSFFKVAEGKLIVAHGCLVEANFINQYLLSVFNIDTPPLLWIDTLCIEKRLQKAINSPDGYDVTLSATRARYGLPAYNGHNALADAVATAELLLAQQTRITPQAKTTIGTLYRLSI; encoded by the coding sequence TAAAAAACGAGGGCTCCCTACATATTTAAAGAATCTATTACGTTCCCCACAATTGCGCGTAAGCCAACTTGCCTCGGAGACAGAATTTGTTGTTTTGGATTTAGAAACTACAGGTCTAGATAGTGAAGAAGAAGTGATTTTGTCGATTGGTTGGGTTGAAGTTAAACACGGCCACATTGACTTATCTACAAGTAAGCACATGTACGTTCACAGCGACTCGAAAATTAAGCCAGAAACCGCTGTCGTTAATCATATTACGCAACAAATGCTCGTCGATGGTGTTTCTATCCATGAAGCGATGAGGTCATTTTTTAAAGTGGCAGAAGGAAAACTGATTGTTGCACACGGATGCCTGGTCGAAGCAAACTTCATCAACCAGTATCTGCTAAGCGTATTCAACATCGATACACCACCTCTGCTTTGGATTGACACATTGTGTATTGAAAAGCGGTTACAAAAAGCGATCAACTCCCCTGATGGATATGATGTGACACTATCCGCGACAAGAGCACGTTATGGACTCCCTGCATACAACGGTCATAACGCACTTGCAGACGCAGTTGCCACCGCTGAATTATTACTCGCTCAACAAACCCGCATCACTCCTCAAGCCAAGACGACTATAGGTACCCTTTACCGTCTGAGTATTTAA